One window of Alkaliphilus metalliredigens QYMF genomic DNA carries:
- the tyrS gene encoding tyrosine--tRNA ligase, with the protein MSNVFDILKERGFIAQATHEDEIQQLLGKEPITFYVGFDPTADSLHVGHFLQLMVMSHMQKAGHIPIFLAGGGTAMIGDPSGKTDMRKMMTPETIQHNVDCFMEQTKRFLDFSENKGITVNNADWLMSLNYIPFIREIGKHFSVNRMLTAECFKSRMEKGLSFLEFNYMIMQSYDFLELFRRHNCRLQLGGDDQWSNIIAGTDLIRRVEGESAYGMTFTLLTTSEGKKMGKTESGAIWLDPNKTSPFDFYQYWRNVGDADVRKCLCLLTFLSMEEINRLATLEGSEINQAKETLAFEVTSLVHGEEEARRAQEAARALFSKGALGGSFPSTELPKSEFIDGIDVLTLLTKLQLASSRGEGRRLVQQGGISINDEKIVEIEAVINQSSFLEDDTLMIKKGKKVYHQVRLV; encoded by the coding sequence ATGTCAAATGTATTTGATATCTTAAAGGAAAGAGGCTTTATTGCACAAGCCACACATGAAGATGAAATTCAACAGCTTCTGGGGAAGGAACCGATTACCTTCTATGTGGGATTTGACCCCACAGCCGATAGTCTACACGTAGGTCATTTTTTACAGCTTATGGTCATGTCTCATATGCAAAAGGCTGGTCACATACCTATCTTTTTAGCCGGTGGCGGTACTGCCATGATCGGAGATCCCTCAGGCAAAACAGATATGCGTAAAATGATGACTCCAGAAACCATTCAGCATAATGTTGACTGCTTCATGGAGCAAACCAAACGATTTTTAGATTTTAGTGAAAACAAAGGAATAACCGTTAACAATGCAGATTGGCTGATGAGTTTAAATTACATTCCATTTATCCGAGAGATCGGAAAGCATTTTTCTGTCAATCGTATGCTTACGGCTGAATGCTTTAAAAGTCGTATGGAGAAGGGACTTTCCTTTTTAGAGTTTAACTACATGATCATGCAATCCTATGATTTCCTAGAACTCTTCAGAAGACACAATTGTCGTCTTCAGCTAGGTGGAGATGACCAGTGGTCTAATATCATTGCTGGAACGGATTTAATCCGCCGTGTCGAGGGAGAATCAGCCTATGGTATGACCTTCACACTGCTCACCACCAGCGAAGGAAAGAAAATGGGTAAAACTGAATCCGGTGCGATTTGGTTAGATCCCAATAAAACCTCTCCCTTTGATTTTTACCAGTACTGGCGTAATGTAGGCGATGCAGATGTTCGAAAGTGCCTATGTCTACTGACATTTCTATCTATGGAAGAAATCAATCGACTGGCTACTTTAGAAGGATCTGAGATCAATCAAGCCAAGGAAACATTAGCCTTTGAAGTCACTTCTTTAGTTCATGGAGAAGAGGAGGCTCGCAGGGCCCAAGAGGCTGCTAGAGCCTTGTTTAGCAAGGGTGCCTTAGGAGGTTCTTTTCCCTCTACGGAACTACCAAAATCCGAGTTTATTGATGGCATTGATGTCTTAACCCTACTTACAAAACTCCAACTGGCTTCATCTCGCGGTGAAGGTCGACGCCTGGTACAACAGGGTGGCATTTCGATAAATGATGAAAAAATAGTAGAAATTGAAGCAGTCATCAACCAAAGCAGTTTTTTAGAAGATGACACCCTCATGATTAAAAAAGGAAAAAAAGTGTATCATCAAGTTAGACTAGTATAA
- a CDS encoding DegV family protein, whose translation MNLIKIITDSTSDLPLSLLEKEKIPVIPLYISFDDHTYRDGIDMTPAVLYDKVKATKALPKTAAPSPVDFRNVFESYIDQGMDILYIGLSSKLSSTIQNARIAASEFPEGRIEVIDSLNLSAGIGLLVIEALDLVKTEKPLHEVATEIRHLIPKVTTYFAVDSLDYLHKGGRCSAASNFFGSILKIRPILKVDGGKILLDQKVRGKRERLIKAMLDRIYADQEKLNPKRVIINHSFCPKDAGYLKSELEKTLDIEEILMTTAGCVISSHCGPGTFSIVYSLK comes from the coding sequence ATGAATCTGATTAAAATTATCACAGACAGTACCAGTGACTTACCATTAAGTCTCCTTGAAAAAGAGAAAATTCCGGTCATCCCTTTATATATCAGTTTTGATGACCATACATACAGGGATGGTATTGACATGACACCCGCAGTGTTATATGACAAGGTTAAGGCCACCAAGGCACTTCCTAAAACCGCTGCCCCCTCACCCGTAGACTTTCGTAATGTATTTGAATCTTATATTGATCAAGGAATGGATATTCTCTACATAGGGCTTTCTTCTAAGCTTTCATCAACCATTCAAAATGCACGAATTGCTGCCTCTGAATTCCCGGAGGGTCGAATAGAAGTGATTGATTCCCTTAATTTATCTGCTGGGATCGGCTTATTGGTGATAGAAGCCTTGGATCTTGTTAAAACAGAAAAGCCTCTTCATGAAGTTGCCACTGAAATCCGTCATTTGATCCCTAAGGTGACCACTTATTTTGCTGTTGATTCTCTAGATTATCTTCACAAGGGTGGCCGATGCTCTGCTGCTTCAAATTTTTTCGGTAGTATCTTAAAGATTAGACCGATACTTAAGGTAGATGGTGGTAAGATCTTGTTAGATCAAAAAGTTCGTGGCAAAAGAGAGCGTCTTATCAAAGCCATGCTAGATAGGATTTATGCAGACCAAGAGAAGTTAAATCCTAAAAGGGTGATCATTAATCACTCTTTCTGCCCAAAAGATGCTGGGTATTTAAAGAGTGAACTTGAGAAGACCCTTGACATTGAGGAAATTCTGATGACAACTGCCGGTTGTGTTATATCTAGCCATTGTGGACCAGGCACCTTTTCCATTGTTTATTCTCTTAAGTAG
- a CDS encoding DUF362 domain-containing protein codes for MKLRVKRVKEPIVSITTNREEQQSIVEALKLLPIDQLIRKGDRVVITPNWVKANPTYTGTVVGPETLRELIQFIKGKEAKEVIIATGSGGDDTVKVFKEIGYDKVIAEEGVTFVDLNYGPYVEIPLEHDLIPKTKINELITRIDVLISFTQLKQHEEATISASIKNMALSWPPAEIHGFPKKQLGIHEDLHGFIVAMAKKIPIDIAIISVDKAMIGTGPSDGKAVDTKGLVIAATDAIAADAVGARLLGFLPQAVQYLYALHHAKVGEADPKNMTIKGMTLEEAEKHFSKAAYGQEIVLDKNNQIKDIHGNQGK; via the coding sequence ATGAAATTGCGTGTTAAAAGAGTAAAGGAACCCATTGTCAGCATTACGACTAATCGTGAAGAACAGCAATCCATAGTAGAGGCACTTAAACTTCTTCCCATAGATCAACTGATTCGGAAAGGTGATCGCGTTGTGATTACACCAAACTGGGTAAAAGCCAATCCAACCTACACAGGGACAGTTGTTGGGCCAGAAACCCTAAGGGAATTGATTCAATTTATCAAGGGGAAAGAAGCTAAAGAAGTGATTATTGCAACTGGGTCTGGAGGGGACGATACAGTAAAGGTTTTTAAAGAGATCGGTTATGACAAAGTGATCGCTGAAGAAGGAGTGACATTTGTAGACTTGAATTATGGCCCCTATGTGGAAATTCCATTAGAGCATGATCTGATTCCTAAAACAAAAATCAATGAACTGATTACAAGAATCGATGTACTCATAAGCTTTACCCAATTAAAACAACATGAAGAGGCTACAATCAGTGCCAGTATTAAAAACATGGCTTTAAGTTGGCCGCCGGCAGAGATTCATGGTTTTCCTAAAAAACAGCTAGGGATTCATGAGGATTTACATGGTTTTATTGTAGCCATGGCAAAAAAAATACCCATTGATATTGCTATTATTAGTGTGGATAAAGCCATGATTGGAACAGGGCCATCCGATGGTAAAGCTGTTGATACCAAAGGATTGGTAATCGCTGCTACGGATGCCATCGCTGCCGACGCAGTAGGGGCCAGGCTCTTGGGTTTTTTGCCCCAAGCCGTACAGTATCTATATGCCCTTCATCATGCTAAAGTAGGAGAGGCAGACCCTAAAAACATGACAATAAAAGGAATGACCCTAGAAGAGGCTGAAAAGCACTTTTCTAAGGCCGCATATGGTCAAGAAATTGTCTTAGATAAAAACAATCAAATTAAAGATATTCATGGTAATCAAGGCAAGTAA
- a CDS encoding 5'-nucleotidase C-terminal domain-containing protein, whose protein sequence is MRKDFKRIGSFLLVFALIIGLMVPFNVVHAAEQVTITVLATSDIHGALYNWNYEDSREDNRGGMVKLATIIKEVRKENPNTILVDNGDTIQGSLLTDDLYNTILIDEPHPIIEAMNLMGYDSMTLGNHEFNFGLDLIQKIEKEADFPMLSANIFNKEDGSYFVTPYTIKEVAGIKVGIIGLTTPNIPRWDGPRVTSLDFRAMHKEAEKVYQKLMEDEGVDIVIATAHSGLEGRHDNEGSMAKLVAERIPQLAAFIVGHDHDTKDLKVNGVPVVGPTNAAREIARVDITLEKQGDQWIVVAQETEIISAEAYEVDAELAEALRPAQETTLEFISKPATVATASFVPEYEIKDMSMPSAQLMDSAVIDLINNVQLHFVPDADIAAAALFASESNIKEGPVAYGDIFGIYKYPNTLYGVEVTGAELKNYMEWSASYYNTYKPGDITISFNPDIRGYNYDMFQGVDYKVDISQEPGDRIVDLTFNGESVMDDDTFNLAINNYRYNGLLDSGIISNDAYFISDPKSLRSYIFDYISEMETIDPEVDNNWEIIGADLSHRARQDAVNLINKGIIDVPAHERSWNSHSINLEEQVTRGEFVEALVRTLEIDLPEIEELENYRFTDVDEALAPYVEAAYNLQITSGISQSLFGTSEKINREQAFVFLIRALNLAHEYNVEALNEFSDYGVISDWAYEELAAAVELGFTSGNPDGTLAPREIIKRGEMAQILNIYLNN, encoded by the coding sequence ATGAGAAAAGATTTTAAAAGGATTGGGAGTTTTTTATTAGTATTTGCACTAATTATTGGTTTGATGGTACCATTCAATGTCGTACATGCTGCAGAACAGGTGACAATCACTGTACTGGCAACCAGTGACATTCATGGAGCCCTTTATAATTGGAACTATGAAGACAGCAGAGAAGATAATCGTGGTGGAATGGTTAAACTTGCAACAATCATTAAAGAAGTTCGAAAAGAGAATCCAAACACAATATTAGTAGACAATGGAGATACCATTCAGGGATCATTGCTGACAGACGATTTATACAATACCATTTTAATCGATGAACCACATCCCATTATTGAAGCCATGAACCTAATGGGTTATGACTCTATGACTCTAGGAAATCATGAATTTAATTTTGGCTTAGATTTAATCCAAAAAATTGAGAAAGAAGCAGATTTTCCAATGTTATCAGCTAACATCTTCAATAAAGAAGATGGCAGTTACTTTGTAACACCTTATACAATTAAAGAAGTAGCTGGAATCAAAGTAGGAATTATTGGATTGACAACACCCAATATTCCAAGATGGGATGGACCAAGGGTTACCTCTTTGGATTTTAGAGCCATGCATAAAGAAGCTGAAAAGGTTTATCAAAAACTAATGGAAGATGAAGGCGTAGATATTGTCATTGCGACAGCCCATTCTGGTTTAGAAGGAAGACATGATAATGAAGGTTCAATGGCCAAATTAGTTGCTGAAAGAATTCCACAACTAGCTGCCTTTATTGTAGGACATGATCATGACACCAAGGACCTTAAAGTTAATGGTGTGCCTGTGGTAGGCCCAACAAATGCAGCAAGAGAAATTGCTAGAGTAGATATTACCCTTGAAAAGCAAGGAGATCAATGGATTGTTGTGGCACAGGAAACAGAAATTATTAGTGCTGAAGCATATGAAGTAGATGCAGAGCTAGCAGAAGCCCTGAGACCAGCTCAAGAAACAACTTTAGAATTTATTAGTAAACCAGCAACAGTAGCAACAGCAAGCTTTGTTCCTGAATATGAAATTAAAGATATGAGTATGCCATCAGCTCAATTGATGGATTCAGCAGTCATTGACTTAATCAATAATGTTCAACTACACTTTGTTCCGGATGCAGACATAGCTGCAGCCGCATTGTTTGCCAGTGAGTCAAATATCAAAGAGGGACCTGTGGCCTATGGTGATATATTTGGAATCTATAAATACCCAAATACATTGTACGGTGTTGAAGTAACAGGTGCTGAATTAAAAAACTATATGGAATGGTCAGCTAGTTATTACAATACATATAAGCCGGGAGACATTACCATTAGCTTTAATCCTGACATTCGTGGATATAATTATGATATGTTCCAAGGCGTAGACTACAAGGTTGACATTTCACAAGAACCTGGCGACAGAATTGTTGATTTAACTTTTAATGGCGAATCAGTCATGGATGATGATACATTTAACCTGGCCATTAACAATTATAGATACAATGGTTTATTAGATAGTGGAATCATCAGTAACGATGCTTATTTTATTTCTGACCCCAAATCATTAAGAAGCTATATCTTTGATTATATTAGTGAGATGGAGACCATTGATCCAGAGGTTGACAACAACTGGGAGATTATTGGAGCAGACTTGAGTCATCGGGCTAGACAGGATGCAGTGAATTTAATCAATAAAGGAATTATTGATGTTCCTGCCCATGAAAGATCATGGAACTCACATAGTATTAACTTAGAAGAGCAGGTTACTCGAGGAGAGTTTGTTGAAGCATTAGTGAGAACATTAGAAATAGACCTACCTGAAATAGAAGAACTAGAGAACTACAGATTTACAGATGTAGATGAGGCTTTAGCACCTTATGTAGAAGCAGCATACAATTTACAAATCACAAGTGGTATAAGCCAGTCACTTTTTGGAACAAGCGAGAAAATTAATCGAGAGCAAGCCTTTGTCTTCTTGATTAGAGCGCTAAATTTGGCCCATGAGTATAATGTAGAAGCATTGAATGAGTTTAGTGATTATGGTGTCATTAGTGACTGGGCTTATGAAGAATTAGCAGCAGCAGTAGAACTAGGATTCACATCAGGTAATCCCGATGGCACATTAGCCCCTCGAGAGATCATTAAACGTGGGGAAATGGCACAAATATTAAATATATATTTAAATAACTAG
- a CDS encoding 5'-nucleotidase C-terminal domain-containing protein encodes MLFKRKLFVCFLVVAMVFSTVGAIFAVENVGEETKIMILHTNDIHGRVVEDRFDGMGFDRIATLVNQFRSENEHVLLLDAGDTFHGMPIATLERGESIVRIMNEVEYDVMVAGNHEFNYGQERLLELDEMANFPVLSANIKKEDGSYLLTPYIIKELNGVKVGIFGLTSPETLFKSHPAGTVGLTFVNPVEAAKEMVEELQDEVDVIIALAHLGTDESTKYEERSSAVAEEVEGIHLIVDGHSHSLFEEGLLVGNTLIVSAEEYGKNLGVVEITMKDGQVDSITASVILKEEAMELEQDPTVKEVVDTIIEEQKLILSEVLGTTTVHLEGERETARAGETNLGNLITDAMQDATGADFVVTNGGGIRASIAEGKITRGDVITVLPFGNVVVTKEIKGSAVKEALEIGSKGYPEPSGAILHVAGMSYTIDPNQPEGERVIDIMIQGEPLDLERDYLMATNDFLAAGGDGYTMFVEALTITDYMSMDEAVMEYIQEKQVVAPQVEGRINGVALEIVEEPVIEEPVVEEPVVEEPIVEVPVVEEPVAEVQYIIYIVQPNDWLSRIAVEYNMNWEELQVLNEIRNADLIFPGQELRIPVQ; translated from the coding sequence ATGTTATTTAAAAGAAAACTGTTTGTATGCTTTTTGGTAGTAGCAATGGTATTTTCTACTGTAGGAGCCATTTTTGCTGTGGAAAATGTGGGAGAAGAAACAAAGATCATGATTTTACACACCAATGATATCCATGGTAGAGTGGTGGAAGACAGATTTGATGGGATGGGATTTGACAGAATTGCAACCCTAGTGAATCAATTTAGAAGTGAGAATGAGCATGTCCTATTATTGGATGCGGGAGATACTTTTCATGGAATGCCTATCGCCACCTTAGAAAGAGGAGAAAGTATCGTCCGTATCATGAATGAAGTAGAGTATGATGTGATGGTTGCAGGAAATCATGAGTTTAATTATGGGCAAGAAAGACTGTTAGAACTGGATGAAATGGCAAACTTTCCAGTGCTATCAGCCAATATTAAAAAGGAAGATGGGTCATATTTATTAACACCTTATATAATTAAAGAATTAAATGGTGTAAAGGTAGGTATTTTTGGTTTAACTAGCCCAGAAACACTATTCAAAAGTCACCCTGCAGGAACAGTAGGACTAACCTTTGTAAATCCTGTAGAAGCAGCTAAAGAAATGGTAGAAGAATTACAGGATGAAGTTGATGTGATTATAGCCTTGGCTCATTTAGGAACAGATGAAAGTACAAAATATGAAGAGCGAAGCTCTGCTGTTGCTGAGGAAGTAGAAGGAATACATTTAATTGTAGATGGACATAGTCATTCCTTGTTTGAAGAAGGATTATTGGTAGGAAATACATTAATCGTAAGTGCTGAGGAGTACGGAAAGAATCTTGGCGTAGTAGAAATTACCATGAAGGACGGTCAGGTGGATAGTATTACTGCAAGTGTTATTTTAAAAGAAGAAGCAATGGAACTAGAGCAAGATCCTACTGTTAAAGAAGTGGTAGATACGATTATTGAAGAACAAAAATTAATACTCTCAGAAGTTTTGGGTACGACGACTGTACATCTAGAGGGTGAAAGAGAAACTGCTAGAGCAGGAGAAACAAACTTAGGAAACTTAATTACCGATGCCATGCAAGATGCAACTGGTGCTGATTTTGTAGTGACAAACGGAGGTGGAATACGAGCTTCTATTGCTGAAGGTAAGATTACTAGAGGCGATGTAATCACAGTATTACCTTTTGGAAATGTAGTGGTAACAAAGGAAATCAAAGGTTCTGCAGTGAAGGAAGCATTGGAAATCGGCTCAAAAGGATATCCAGAGCCGTCGGGTGCCATACTTCATGTAGCTGGGATGAGTTATACAATCGATCCGAATCAACCAGAAGGTGAGAGAGTGATCGACATTATGATTCAAGGAGAACCATTAGATTTAGAAAGAGATTATTTGATGGCTACAAATGATTTCTTAGCTGCTGGCGGAGATGGATATACGATGTTCGTTGAAGCGCTAACGATAACAGATTATATGTCAATGGACGAAGCTGTAATGGAATATATTCAAGAAAAGCAAGTGGTAGCACCACAGGTGGAAGGTAGGATTAATGGAGTAGCGTTAGAAATAGTAGAAGAGCCAGTAATAGAGGAACCAGTTGTTGAAGAACCAGTAGTAGAGGAACCAATAGTAGAAGTACCGGTGGTAGAAGAACCAGTAGCGGAAGTTCAATATATCATTTATATCGTTCAACCAAATGACTGGTTATCTAGAATCGCAGTGGAATACAATATGAATTGGGAAGAGCTACAAGTATTAAATGAAATTAGAAATGCAGATTTAATCTTCCCAGGACAAGAGCTTAGAATACCAGTACAATAA